One region of Thiorhodovibrio frisius genomic DNA includes:
- a CDS encoding class I SAM-dependent methyltransferase — MKEEEIRPAKLFAEYLRLAEQDIDLYFSDEPRFQYCCPACGTDGTPAFRKNGFDYEECRHCATLYVSPRPSTTAFARYYTEAASVRYWATTFYKETAEARRINLWRPKARMMASVLERFASVSCHIIDVGGGYGIFAEEMQPFVAQPVTIVEPGPQLAQICLSKGLPVIEKFLEQVTETDLPQGRRVFVSFELFEHLHDPVHFLVQLKKLMHPGDLFLFTTLSGTGLDIRVLWEQSHAISPPHHLNFFNPHSVQILLANSGFEILDVSTPGKLDLDILFNNQTLVQDRFWQTFLAHTTEQERERCQEILAKTGYSSHMQVICRQP; from the coding sequence TTGAAAGAAGAAGAGATCAGACCGGCCAAACTCTTTGCTGAATACCTGCGATTAGCCGAGCAGGACATCGACCTCTATTTTTCTGATGAACCGCGTTTTCAGTATTGTTGTCCAGCTTGCGGTACCGATGGCACGCCAGCTTTCCGCAAAAATGGTTTCGATTACGAAGAATGTCGTCATTGTGCGACGCTTTATGTTTCCCCAAGACCGTCGACTACCGCATTTGCGCGCTATTATACGGAAGCGGCTTCAGTGCGTTATTGGGCAACGACATTTTATAAAGAAACCGCAGAAGCACGCCGAATTAACTTATGGCGTCCCAAAGCACGCATGATGGCTTCCGTTTTAGAGCGTTTTGCATCGGTTTCCTGTCACATTATTGATGTTGGCGGCGGTTACGGTATTTTTGCCGAGGAAATGCAGCCTTTTGTTGCCCAACCCGTAACTATTGTTGAACCGGGTCCGCAGTTAGCTCAGATTTGTCTGAGCAAAGGCTTACCGGTGATTGAGAAATTTTTGGAACAAGTTACGGAAACCGATTTACCGCAAGGTAGGCGTGTTTTTGTCAGCTTCGAGCTTTTTGAACATTTGCATGATCCGGTACATTTTCTCGTACAGTTAAAAAAGCTGATGCATCCTGGCGATCTGTTTCTTTTTACAACGCTGTCCGGTACAGGGTTGGATATTCGAGTTTTATGGGAACAATCCCATGCAATATCGCCACCGCATCATCTGAATTTTTTCAATCCGCATTCAGTGCAAATTCTTTTGGCAAACAGCGGATTTGAAATCCTCGATGTTTCAACGCCGGGAAAACTGGATCTTGATATTCTTTTCAACAATCAAACACTGGTACAGGATCGGTTTTGGCAAACATTTCTCGCTCACACAACTGAACAAGAGCGGGAACGCTGCCAAGAGATACTCGCTAAAACCGGTTACAGTTCGCACATGCAGGTCATTTGTCGTCAGCCATGA
- a CDS encoding HpcH/HpaI aldolase family protein, which produces MNRRTLIEHIRQRLANGGRSIGSWMQIGHPSIAEIMGAGGYDWIAVDLEHGSIGISQLPNLFRALELGGTLPMARLARGHPKDCKLALDAGAGGVIVPMIESAEQLQAVCQACRWPPAGNRGVSFSRANLYGQRFDEYALEAQAPLVVAMIEQARALDHLEDILQVPGLDALLIGPYDLAASLGLTADFKAPRFLEAIQHIRRVADLHGVPRGVHLVQPAPDRLELYWRDGDRFLAYSIDAVFLNQGARCPCPMGAAMP; this is translated from the coding sequence ATGAACCGACGCACATTGATTGAACACATACGTCAACGTCTAGCTAATGGCGGGCGATCCATTGGTAGCTGGATGCAAATTGGGCACCCGTCCATTGCTGAAATCATGGGTGCGGGCGGTTACGATTGGATTGCCGTTGATCTGGAACATGGCAGTATCGGCATATCGCAATTACCGAATCTCTTCCGCGCCTTGGAGCTTGGCGGTACCCTGCCGATGGCACGCTTGGCGCGGGGGCACCCCAAGGATTGCAAACTGGCTCTGGATGCAGGCGCGGGTGGAGTCATCGTCCCGATGATCGAAAGTGCCGAGCAATTACAAGCCGTTTGCCAAGCATGCCGCTGGCCTCCCGCAGGTAACCGGGGTGTAAGCTTTTCCCGTGCCAATTTATATGGTCAGCGTTTCGACGAATATGCACTCGAAGCCCAAGCGCCGCTCGTGGTGGCAATGATCGAACAAGCGCGCGCGCTTGATCATTTAGAAGACATATTACAAGTACCGGGCTTGGATGCCCTGCTAATCGGCCCTTACGATCTGGCTGCTTCCCTGGGACTGACCGCTGATTTCAAGGCGCCTCGATTTCTGGAAGCGATTCAGCATATTCGTCGGGTTGCTGATTTACACGGCGTACCCCGTGGTGTGCATCTGGTACAACCTGCCCCTGATCGGCTGGAACTGTATTGGCGAGACGGTGATCGTTTTTTGGCGTATTCAATTGATGCGGTGTTTTTAAATCAAGGTGCTCGTTGCCCTTGTCCGATGGGAGCGGCAATGCCTTGA
- a CDS encoding HAD family hydrolase yields MHSIFVQANLVFFDFDGVIKDSISAKSDAFAELFSGYDPRLAVKVRDHHETHGGMSRFEKLPLYLSWAGVQPTPEKIHECSNQFAQLARAKVLASPWVKGMREYLEREQPQQTRILVTATPEKEIIEILNVLKIRKCFHEVHGAPKKKSDVVQDVLQRWQVSPDKTLLVGDSMTDWQAAMDHQVPFLLRRTPWNRELQESSGCLAFDHL; encoded by the coding sequence GTGCATAGCATTTTTGTTCAAGCCAATTTGGTTTTTTTTGATTTTGACGGCGTGATCAAAGATTCCATTTCAGCAAAGTCTGATGCTTTCGCTGAATTGTTTTCCGGATATGATCCTCGCCTTGCCGTGAAAGTGCGAGACCATCACGAAACACATGGCGGCATGTCCCGTTTCGAGAAACTGCCTCTTTATCTTTCTTGGGCCGGTGTGCAGCCGACGCCAGAGAAAATACACGAATGCAGCAATCAATTCGCGCAACTGGCGCGGGCAAAGGTTCTGGCTTCGCCTTGGGTTAAGGGGATGCGTGAGTACTTGGAGCGAGAGCAGCCCCAACAAACTCGAATATTGGTTACGGCAACGCCGGAAAAAGAAATAATCGAGATTCTTAACGTACTGAAAATAAGGAAATGTTTTCATGAAGTGCATGGTGCCCCAAAAAAGAAAAGCGACGTGGTGCAAGATGTCTTGCAACGCTGGCAAGTGTCACCCGACAAGACGCTTTTGGTCGGCGATTCGATGACCGATTGGCAGGCTGCAATGGATCATCAAGTGCCCTTTTTATTACGCCGAACGCCATGGAACAGGGAACTTCAAGAAAGCAGCGGTTGTTTGGCCTTTGATCATTTATAG
- a CDS encoding 3-deoxy-manno-octulosonate cytidylyltransferase — MNIIAIIPARMGSSRFPGKPMALLAGKPMIRHVYERVSRCPLLSKTVVATCDQEIVQYIHSIGGETILTGRHHERASDRCAEALLLMENRDQITYDIVVMVQGDEPMTSPAMIAEAVQAMMDDPDILVANLLGDINSVSEFEDRNCIKVVCDLRGNALYFSREPIPTRGIVEHATMLKQVCVMPFRREFLLKYTEMQPTPLETAESIDMMRVLEHGMSVRMIPTKHQTFSVDTRNDLVNVEKLLNSESD; from the coding sequence ATGAACATCATTGCCATCATTCCCGCACGCATGGGCAGCAGTCGTTTTCCTGGTAAACCCATGGCACTATTGGCCGGGAAACCGATGATCCGACACGTCTATGAGCGCGTGTCCCGCTGTCCGTTATTATCCAAAACCGTGGTAGCCACCTGTGATCAGGAGATTGTGCAATATATCCATTCTATTGGCGGTGAGACGATCCTAACAGGCCGGCATCACGAACGCGCATCTGATCGCTGCGCGGAGGCCCTGTTGCTCATGGAAAATCGCGACCAAATTACCTACGATATTGTCGTTATGGTGCAGGGTGACGAACCTATGACGAGTCCGGCAATGATTGCGGAAGCCGTGCAAGCTATGATGGACGATCCTGATATCCTCGTTGCGAATCTTCTCGGAGATATTAATTCAGTTAGCGAGTTCGAAGATCGCAATTGTATTAAAGTCGTTTGCGATCTGCGCGGAAATGCTCTTTATTTTTCCCGTGAACCCATCCCTACGAGAGGAATTGTAGAACATGCGACGATGTTGAAGCAGGTTTGTGTCATGCCGTTCCGGCGCGAGTTTCTTCTAAAATACACGGAAATGCAGCCGACCCCTCTCGAGACTGCGGAGTCTATCGATATGATGCGAGTGCTTGAGCATGGGATGAGCGTGCGGATGATTCCGACTAAGCACCAAACATTCTCGGTTGATACAAGAAACGATCTTGTTAATGTAGAAAAGCTTTTGAACTCTGAGTCAGACTAA